ATGCCGTACAGCTGAGCGGTGTCGTGGGTCATCTTCTTGATCACGTACTCGATCGGCAGCCGCGGGCCCCGGGTGCGGTCGCGCACCCAGTGGGTGAGCATGAACGTCGGGATCGACGCGTCGCAGATGATCCCGCAGTGGGCGCCGCCGTCACCCAGGCCGAGCGCCCCCTGGGGATGCATGAGCATCTCCCTGATGGCGTCGGCGTTGCCCTCGCTGTAGTTCAGCAGCGGGAAGACCAGGAAAGCCCGCCCGTCGTCGGCCAGCAGGGCGTCGTACAGCACCTCCTCGGGCGTGCGGCCCTCGGCCGCGGCCATGGCGGCGATCGAGCGCTCCGGTCCCGGCTCGTAGTCCACCGGGTTCCCGAGGACGAACATCTTCTCGTAGCTCGAGCGCACGAAGCTGGCGAAGGCGTTGCGCCCCTCCGGCTCTTCGGCCAGGAGGCGCTGGCGGAAAGCCGGGTCGCGCATGGCCGCCACCCGCTCGGCGAGGGGGCGGTCGGCTATGGCCCGGTACGACGGGTGGTCGAGGAAGGCGTGGGTCGTCTGCAGCCCGACGAGCAGGCCGAAGGGCCGCCCGGCCACCTGCGGGTACACCTGGGCCCCGGCGCCGACGGCGCCCACCGACACCTCGAACAGCTCCCGCCAGAGGTCGGGAGCGGCGTCGACCTGCAGCAGGGCAAAGGTCACCGGGCGGCCGATGGCCTTGGACAACCGCCACATCCAGTCGACCTCGTCCTTGGGCCGGACGATGTCCTCCCCCGCCGAGCCCGCCGGCGCCAGCTCGAAGATCCCCCGCCCGGCCCGGCGCAGGGCGTCACCGATCCCGAACAGCTCGTCCTCGGCGGCAAAGGTGCCCGGCACCGGCTCCCCGTCGATGGCCCGGTGGGCCAGGGTGCGCGAGGTCGAGAAGCCCAGGGCCCCGGCGCGCAGGCCCTCCTCGACGATGACGGACATGGCGGCGATGTCCTCGGCACCGGCCGGCTCGTTGCGCGCCCCCCGCTCTCCCATCACGTAGGCGCGCACGGCGCCGTGGGGAACCTGGGTGCCGACGTCGATCGTGTGGGGCAGCCGGTCCAGGGCGTCCAGGTACTCGGGGAACGACTCCCAGC
This genomic window from Acidimicrobiales bacterium contains:
- a CDS encoding amidohydrolase family protein; translated protein: DIHTHYDGQATWDPLLAPSAWHGVTTVVMGNCGVGFAPVRPGSEDWLIGLMEGVEDIPGTALAEGITWGWESFPEYLDALDRLPHTIDVGTQVPHGAVRAYVMGERGARNEPAGAEDIAAMSVIVEEGLRAGALGFSTSRTLAHRAIDGEPVPGTFAAEDELFGIGDALRRAGRGIFELAPAGSAGEDIVRPKDEVDWMWRLSKAIGRPVTFALLQVDAAPDLWRELFEVSVGAVGAGAQVYPQVAGRPFGLLVGLQTTHAFLDHPSYRAIADRPLAERVAAMRDPAFRQRLLAEEPEGRNAFASFVRSSYEKMFVLGNPVDYEPGPERSIAAMAAAEGRTPEEVLYDALLADDGRAFLVFPLLNYSEGNADAIREMLMHPQGALGLGDGGAHCGIICDASIPTFMLTHWVRDRTRGPRLPIEYVIKKMTHDTAQLYGMPDRGVVRAGAKADLNVIDLPALRLDVPRLAHDLPAGGRRLLQRAEGYVDTVVSGEVVLHDGEETGARPGHLVRGARP